A genomic segment from Pseudobacteriovorax antillogorgiicola encodes:
- the trpC gene encoding indole-3-glycerol phosphate synthase TrpC: protein MSESILHKIGATVQRRIDDLKTTTSLAELKEQAGKRSYKPQDFTAPFREADRVSVIAEFKRASPSKGDIAPELKPLDVAGQYLDAGATALSILTEPSYFRGDLDYIRQIRSAHPKARILMKDFFVDEYQLYQALDAGADAILIIVGLLGKERALELHSQAQDLGLTTLVEVHDEQELACGLSLQPDLLGVNNRDLRDLSITLETSRRLKKLIPDDQLAISESGIETLSDIKSLQSIGYQGFLVGTSLMKTGTPGSALKKLIEG, encoded by the coding sequence ATGAGCGAAAGTATTCTGCATAAAATTGGTGCCACCGTCCAACGCCGTATTGATGATTTAAAAACGACGACATCTTTGGCCGAACTCAAAGAACAGGCAGGCAAACGATCTTATAAACCCCAAGATTTCACAGCTCCTTTTCGGGAGGCCGATAGAGTATCAGTGATTGCGGAGTTTAAGCGAGCTAGTCCCTCAAAGGGAGATATTGCGCCGGAGCTTAAGCCACTAGACGTTGCCGGCCAGTACTTAGATGCTGGCGCAACAGCACTCTCGATCCTGACGGAACCAAGCTACTTCCGCGGTGATTTGGATTATATTCGTCAGATAAGGTCTGCCCATCCAAAAGCTCGGATTTTGATGAAGGATTTTTTTGTCGATGAGTATCAACTCTATCAGGCCCTCGACGCAGGTGCAGATGCGATTCTGATTATTGTGGGATTGTTAGGTAAGGAGCGAGCCTTAGAGCTTCATAGTCAGGCACAAGACTTAGGGCTCACCACGCTGGTGGAGGTTCACGATGAGCAAGAGCTTGCATGCGGTTTATCTCTTCAACCTGACTTACTTGGCGTCAACAATCGTGATCTACGAGATCTGAGCATCACCTTAGAAACGAGCCGCAGGTTGAAAAAGCTTATCCCAGACGATCAGCTAGCCATTAGTGAGAGTGGAATAGAAACTCTTTCCGATATAAAGAGCCTTCAAAGCATTGGCTACCAAGGCTTTTTGGTTGGTACGAGCCTTATGAAAACTGGCACACCGGGCTCGGCACTAAAAAAACTCATCGAAGGATAG
- a CDS encoding NAD(P)/FAD-dependent oxidoreductase, which yields MANLIVIGAGAAGVFGAINAKIRNPDLDVVILEGTRRPLNKVKISGGGRCNVTHHCFDPKKLVANYPRGSRELLGPFHRFQPQDTIQWFQDRGVATKVEADGRMFPTTNSSQTIIDCLLGEVKRLNIELRLGAIVKELTRNEQGFVVNLREGVIRADAVMLATGSAPKGHQIASNLGHQLSDPVPSLFTFNVEDALIDGLAGQSFEAVDVQLKVDGRKKPFLQTGPLLFTHWGLSGPAVLKLSAFAARQLYQSDYKAELKVNFLRLQEDRALEKLMELKKIHLKKQFVKTPLDSLSKRFWGRLLEVHERDSGTIWNDLDKKTLRRIAQTLTQYSFKVEGKGQFKEEFVTCGGVKLNQVDFRTMESKVCPNLYFGGEILDIDGITGGFNFQNAWTTSWIMAQSFAKATQSAK from the coding sequence ATGGCTAATCTCATTGTTATTGGGGCTGGAGCAGCCGGTGTTTTTGGGGCAATCAATGCCAAAATTCGGAACCCGGATTTAGATGTCGTGATTTTGGAAGGTACGAGACGGCCTCTCAATAAGGTTAAAATCTCTGGCGGTGGTCGCTGTAATGTGACCCATCATTGCTTTGACCCTAAGAAGCTTGTGGCAAATTATCCTCGTGGTAGCCGTGAGTTGCTGGGGCCCTTTCATCGCTTTCAGCCACAAGATACGATCCAATGGTTTCAAGATCGAGGTGTCGCGACGAAGGTGGAAGCTGACGGCAGAATGTTCCCAACCACGAACTCCTCTCAGACCATCATTGACTGCTTGTTGGGAGAAGTGAAGCGCCTCAATATCGAGCTGCGCTTGGGAGCTATAGTTAAAGAACTGACAAGAAATGAACAGGGTTTCGTTGTCAATCTGCGCGAAGGTGTGATCCGCGCTGATGCTGTCATGCTCGCCACGGGAAGTGCTCCCAAGGGGCATCAGATAGCATCGAATCTGGGTCATCAACTATCGGATCCAGTTCCGTCTCTGTTTACGTTTAATGTGGAAGATGCCCTAATAGATGGCTTGGCAGGACAGAGTTTTGAAGCAGTTGATGTTCAGCTAAAAGTAGACGGGCGTAAAAAACCGTTTCTGCAAACAGGTCCGCTGCTGTTTACCCATTGGGGTTTGAGCGGGCCAGCGGTTCTTAAGCTGTCTGCGTTTGCTGCTCGCCAGTTGTATCAAAGCGATTACAAAGCAGAGTTAAAAGTTAATTTTCTGCGCTTACAAGAAGACAGAGCCTTGGAAAAGCTCATGGAGCTTAAAAAGATACATCTCAAAAAGCAATTCGTTAAAACTCCCCTTGATAGTTTGAGCAAGCGCTTTTGGGGGCGGCTTCTAGAGGTGCATGAGCGTGACTCCGGTACCATCTGGAATGACCTCGATAAGAAGACTTTGAGGCGCATCGCACAGACTCTTACCCAGTACAGCTTTAAGGTTGAAGGAAAAGGGCAATTCAAGGAAGAGTTTGTGACCTGCGGAGGTGTTAAATTGAATCAGGTTGATTTTCGCACCATGGAAAGCAAGGTTTGTCCTAATCTCTACTTCGGTGGTGAAATCCTCGATATTGATGGCATAACAGGTGGTTTTAATTTTCAAAATGCCTGGACCACGAGTTGGATCATGGCTCAATCCTTTGCAAAAGCCACCCAGTCGGCTAAATAG
- the menA gene encoding 1,4-dihydroxy-2-naphthoate octaprenyltransferase, with translation MTYWQVLWMGIRPATLLLGVSPVILGSALGYQHLIEQGQNPSWINGLTFLAALAVVVLMQSAANLVNDAEDAASGVDNDARRGPLRVVQAGLMSQRKAKDAYQAMLGLAVFIGLLLTIHGGWSVLAVAIVSAAVAYLYTGGPKPLSHLGLGEVVAIVFFGPVAVLGSAYLQSLTWQWSDLLWSMGPGLLAGAVMAINNLRDRRGDERTGKRTLAIQLGDRLGQHLPWYLVLASVAVFFAYALWNQIWLVGLILSFVMLRLLRASLKPLIFPRADLLNKALKLTSIFVAVYCAVYALVVVL, from the coding sequence TTGACTTATTGGCAAGTTCTATGGATGGGCATCCGACCTGCAACTCTACTACTAGGCGTTAGCCCTGTCATCCTGGGAAGCGCTCTTGGCTATCAGCACTTGATCGAGCAAGGGCAGAATCCCAGTTGGATCAATGGCCTCACCTTTTTAGCTGCTTTAGCTGTGGTGGTGTTGATGCAATCTGCCGCCAATTTAGTTAACGATGCGGAAGATGCGGCATCTGGAGTCGACAATGACGCTAGGCGAGGCCCGTTGCGTGTTGTTCAAGCAGGATTGATGTCACAGCGCAAGGCGAAGGACGCCTACCAAGCCATGCTTGGGCTCGCAGTTTTTATTGGCCTACTACTGACGATCCATGGTGGCTGGTCCGTGTTGGCTGTGGCTATCGTAAGTGCGGCAGTTGCATACCTTTATACTGGGGGGCCCAAACCTCTTTCTCACCTTGGTTTGGGGGAGGTTGTTGCTATTGTCTTTTTTGGCCCTGTAGCAGTCCTGGGCAGTGCCTACTTGCAAAGTCTAACTTGGCAGTGGTCGGATCTCCTTTGGTCTATGGGGCCAGGGTTGCTTGCTGGTGCAGTAATGGCGATCAACAACCTAAGAGATCGTAGAGGTGATGAACGCACCGGGAAACGAACCCTCGCCATCCAGTTAGGGGATCGTCTTGGGCAGCATTTGCCTTGGTATCTCGTGTTGGCCAGCGTCGCCGTATTTTTTGCCTATGCTCTCTGGAATCAGATCTGGCTCGTGGGGCTGATCTTGTCCTTCGTGATGCTTAGGTTGCTTCGCGCTAGCCTCAAGCCTCTGATCTTCCCTAGGGCAGATCTATTGAATAAAGCCCTGAAGCTCACATCAATCTTTGTTGCGGTTTACTGTGCGGTTTATGCTCTGGTTGTGGTGCTGTGA
- the menD gene encoding 2-succinyl-5-enolpyruvyl-6-hydroxy-3-cyclohexene-1-carboxylic-acid synthase: MKQANYTKNLSLAWCQVILDAVADTGASHVFMSPGYRDAPFAAVLQEHPRLTTVSCMDERASGYMALGAAKAHQRPAVLICTSGTAVANYLPAVIEAHKESIPLIVLSCDRPIELIHSGANQTIDQSQVLGAFLKDYLGLPSPEDQISAPTLRAMLTRSLEQGLIFPRGVVHINVPLRAPLEPQEYKTDRSQAFINSMASLRPTIIEGQSTREPKGKVGRLEDLIHRAERGLIILGRLDESADRVAIEELVRGLSWPCLADIGSSFKGHLDNLVDAELPQTQEWLETYQPDAVLHLGRHLVSKYWDIYLQKRPNLPYVVVSPEAGSQNPAFTAYTHIRSEDYQFLDGLALPEQKSATEGMRAWMENASELVARYPHLTLPGLAQLIMKHSHSQNLFLGNSSSIRAFDTWYFDSPQHVKRVDANRGASGIEGLVSTATGLALASGEAWDVVLGDVSMIHDLNSLFQLSISPAPLRVFLVNNNGGQIFRKLPLGQFPSVLNPLVTTPHEFNFQGVAQSAGLAYKVVETKDALLALLQKAPRAPELIEVPVKIEDDLELFDAIKTLPRRKVL, from the coding sequence ATGAAACAAGCCAACTACACTAAAAATTTGAGCCTTGCCTGGTGCCAGGTGATTTTAGATGCCGTAGCAGATACGGGAGCATCCCACGTTTTTATGTCACCTGGATATCGCGATGCTCCATTTGCAGCTGTTTTGCAGGAGCATCCGCGTTTGACTACGGTCTCGTGCATGGATGAGCGCGCCTCTGGGTATATGGCTTTGGGAGCAGCAAAAGCCCATCAGCGTCCTGCTGTTCTCATCTGCACTTCAGGAACAGCGGTGGCCAACTACTTACCAGCAGTGATTGAGGCCCACAAAGAATCCATCCCCTTGATCGTATTGAGTTGCGATCGGCCTATTGAGCTGATTCATTCGGGAGCCAATCAGACGATCGATCAGAGTCAGGTGCTTGGTGCTTTTTTGAAAGACTACCTTGGCTTGCCTAGCCCCGAAGATCAGATCTCGGCACCTACCTTGCGGGCGATGTTAACCCGAAGTCTAGAGCAAGGCCTCATTTTTCCAAGAGGGGTGGTTCATATCAATGTTCCTCTGCGAGCTCCCTTGGAGCCGCAAGAATATAAAACGGATCGTTCCCAAGCCTTTATCAATTCAATGGCCTCCCTACGGCCTACGATAATTGAAGGACAATCGACTCGTGAACCTAAGGGAAAGGTGGGGAGGTTAGAAGATTTAATCCATCGTGCCGAACGAGGACTTATAATCTTGGGACGCTTGGATGAATCAGCAGACCGGGTTGCGATTGAAGAGCTGGTGCGAGGTTTATCCTGGCCTTGCCTTGCGGATATCGGTTCGTCTTTTAAAGGACATCTCGATAACCTTGTGGATGCAGAACTTCCTCAGACTCAAGAGTGGCTAGAGACCTACCAGCCAGATGCCGTGCTTCATTTGGGGCGCCATCTCGTGAGTAAGTACTGGGATATATATCTGCAAAAGCGTCCAAATCTTCCCTACGTGGTTGTGTCACCTGAAGCGGGCAGCCAGAACCCGGCGTTCACAGCCTATACCCATATTCGAAGCGAGGACTATCAGTTTTTAGATGGACTTGCTTTACCGGAGCAAAAGAGCGCAACTGAGGGGATGAGGGCTTGGATGGAGAATGCTTCTGAGCTAGTTGCGCGGTATCCCCATCTAACATTACCGGGGCTAGCCCAGTTAATTATGAAACATTCGCACTCCCAGAATCTATTCTTGGGCAACTCTAGTTCGATTCGTGCCTTCGATACCTGGTACTTTGATTCTCCTCAGCATGTCAAGAGGGTGGATGCCAATCGAGGGGCAAGTGGTATTGAGGGCTTGGTTTCCACAGCTACAGGGCTTGCCCTGGCAAGTGGTGAGGCTTGGGATGTGGTGCTTGGTGATGTGTCGATGATCCATGACTTAAACTCACTTTTTCAACTTTCTATCAGTCCAGCTCCTCTTAGGGTTTTTCTAGTCAATAATAACGGTGGGCAAATTTTCCGAAAACTTCCTCTTGGACAGTTTCCAAGCGTCCTTAATCCATTAGTGACGACACCCCATGAGTTTAACTTTCAAGGTGTCGCTCAATCTGCTGGACTGGCGTATAAAGTGGTAGAGACTAAGGACGCCCTGTTAGCCCTGCTGCAGAAAGCCCCTAGGGCTCCGGAATTGATTGAAGTTCCCGTCAAGATCGAGGATGATCTGGAGCTATTTGATGCGATTAAAACTCTTCCGAGGAGGAAAGTGCTTTGA
- a CDS encoding enolase C-terminal domain-like protein → MIIHEIKVEQVHLPFVRSFRHQGRDILGKDLAILTVYDEHQRLYRGEIGPLSGVHRENLRESISALSKQKPEDLGESGSWPLHRHAFGSPYHTGIASLDSAWEQVLFQRWLDDKGSQSEFTAPIAGLITLDRESNALQDLLKQNFKSIKVKLGRDSFDAELKALEQLVDTLASGTRLRLDANQSLSTAQVRKLWDKFYDQIEFFEEPFPSLEQNLALDGVPIALDECLWDRELDELAKDVYVVVKPMRLGLSRAFEWLAKGHPKDRLILSSCFDSGIALRSYLRFIQHFELSASHGLGTYEYLAHDVMESRMPWEGSTMKLEEGYSYD, encoded by the coding sequence GTGATTATTCACGAGATCAAAGTGGAGCAGGTTCACCTGCCCTTTGTTCGTAGTTTTCGTCACCAGGGTCGCGACATACTGGGTAAAGACCTCGCGATTCTCACTGTATACGATGAACATCAGCGACTCTACCGCGGTGAGATCGGTCCCTTATCTGGGGTTCACCGAGAAAATCTTAGGGAAAGTATTTCTGCGTTATCTAAGCAAAAGCCAGAGGATCTCGGTGAGTCTGGCTCTTGGCCTTTGCATCGGCATGCCTTTGGTAGCCCCTATCACACAGGGATTGCAAGTCTTGATAGCGCCTGGGAACAGGTCTTGTTTCAGCGTTGGTTAGATGACAAGGGCTCTCAATCCGAATTTACAGCTCCTATAGCAGGATTAATAACATTAGATCGAGAGTCAAATGCCTTGCAGGATTTGCTTAAGCAGAACTTCAAGTCTATCAAAGTGAAATTGGGCCGAGACTCGTTCGATGCTGAGCTGAAGGCGCTTGAGCAGCTTGTCGATACCTTAGCCAGTGGCACTAGACTGCGTCTGGATGCAAATCAGAGCTTAAGCACCGCGCAGGTCCGGAAACTATGGGATAAGTTTTATGATCAAATTGAGTTCTTTGAAGAGCCGTTTCCATCTTTAGAGCAGAACTTAGCCCTTGATGGTGTTCCCATTGCGCTCGATGAATGTCTTTGGGACCGCGAACTTGATGAGCTGGCAAAGGACGTTTATGTCGTTGTAAAGCCCATGCGCCTCGGACTATCACGAGCCTTTGAATGGCTTGCTAAAGGTCATCCAAAAGATCGCTTAATCTTGTCATCATGCTTTGATTCTGGAATCGCTCTTAGGTCCTATCTGAGGTTTATTCAACACTTCGAGCTAAGTGCCAGTCATGGGCTCGGCACTTACGAGTATTTGGCACATGATGTTATGGAATCTAGGATGCCTTGGGAAGGCTCGACTATGAAGCTAGAAGAGGGTTATAGCTATGACTAG
- a CDS encoding phosphoribosylanthranilate isomerase, translating into MRIKICGLTKEEDALLAADLGAWALGFIFYPKSPRYVAPEAAASIIEAVRRRSQNPPDCIGVFVNENVDDIRKIQKLTGIDRVQLHGDEAPELCTQFSGSIKAVRLFSETDLESVAAFDGIIDYLLIDAAVKGQYGGTGQLANWELAKKAKSSSAPLILSGGLDPETVKAAWDAVQPWALDLSSGVEQEPGIKDHEKLRRLFREEI; encoded by the coding sequence ATGAGGATCAAAATCTGTGGCCTTACCAAAGAAGAGGATGCTCTGCTTGCTGCTGACCTTGGAGCCTGGGCTTTAGGATTCATTTTCTACCCAAAAAGCCCTCGCTATGTGGCTCCAGAAGCTGCTGCCTCAATTATCGAAGCGGTGCGACGGCGTTCACAAAACCCTCCCGATTGTATCGGCGTTTTCGTGAATGAAAATGTGGACGATATACGGAAGATCCAAAAACTGACTGGAATTGATCGCGTGCAGCTCCATGGGGACGAAGCCCCTGAGCTTTGTACGCAATTCTCTGGATCCATCAAAGCTGTGCGTTTGTTTAGCGAGACTGATCTTGAGTCCGTAGCCGCCTTTGATGGGATCATTGACTATTTACTGATTGATGCAGCAGTGAAAGGGCAGTATGGGGGAACTGGGCAACTTGCTAATTGGGAACTGGCTAAAAAGGCAAAGTCAAGCAGCGCGCCTTTGATTCTTTCCGGTGGGCTGGATCCTGAAACAGTCAAGGCTGCTTGGGATGCTGTTCAGCCCTGGGCGCTCGACTTATCTTCCGGTGTAGAGCAAGAACCAGGCATCAAAGATCATGAAAAATTACGACGTCTTTTCCGAGAGGAGATATAA
- a CDS encoding AMP-binding protein, which translates to MTSLANFLELPSDQVVIEVGDERITTRVLTQHLEQVACWIAENSTSQKLVMTFSCPYKTWLASLASLALGRIAVLLNPRFPEGQKQKLLKNLDSYEELSEPLLGPNRPRLAIVAKALAPHHPWLIIFTSGSSGQPKGVVHSLASLQESAQSFISFYQAKEGDRFLLSLGLFHIGGFIIAMRALESRGVLVIGGGAKTVKTDLIASEPDFVSLVPAQLHDALENPSASQTLSKSKAVLIGGASAAKPLIEKSLALTIPISLCYGSSETAAQVAALPPGQPPASAQHVGQIMPGRSVRIADDCVLVQGAGVMLGYWRTGHFEATDDQVYQSQDLGRVEGGDLFLMGRKDTVFQSGGENIAPSEIESILNHLDSGARYLVLPLADPRLTWVPQLVVVGEKPNLERVLQAMDKQLAPFKRPVKIYWDPARNLEQKLQRQSYLEKIELKQLEVLWERYG; encoded by the coding sequence ATGACTAGCTTGGCGAACTTTCTTGAGCTTCCTTCCGATCAAGTGGTTATAGAAGTGGGTGATGAGCGTATCACAACGAGGGTTCTTACCCAGCATTTAGAGCAAGTAGCTTGCTGGATCGCAGAGAACAGCACGAGTCAAAAATTGGTGATGACCTTCTCCTGCCCCTATAAAACCTGGCTGGCTTCGTTGGCTAGTTTAGCCTTAGGTAGGATAGCGGTTTTGTTAAACCCACGGTTTCCTGAAGGGCAGAAGCAAAAGCTTTTAAAAAACTTAGACAGCTATGAAGAACTATCGGAGCCCCTCCTTGGCCCGAACCGACCCCGATTGGCCATTGTTGCAAAAGCGTTGGCGCCTCATCATCCCTGGCTCATTATTTTTACGTCGGGAAGCAGTGGTCAGCCGAAGGGTGTCGTGCACTCATTGGCGAGCCTGCAAGAGAGTGCGCAATCATTTATATCCTTCTATCAGGCGAAGGAAGGGGATCGATTTCTTCTATCTCTGGGTCTATTCCACATCGGTGGGTTTATAATTGCGATGCGGGCACTTGAAAGTCGGGGAGTCCTTGTTATCGGTGGTGGGGCAAAAACTGTTAAGACTGATCTGATAGCTTCAGAGCCAGACTTTGTTTCCTTGGTACCTGCTCAACTCCACGATGCTCTGGAGAACCCATCAGCATCACAAACCCTATCGAAATCTAAGGCTGTTCTTATCGGTGGTGCGAGCGCGGCCAAACCCCTCATAGAGAAAAGCCTAGCCCTTACCATACCTATATCACTGTGTTACGGTAGCTCAGAGACAGCAGCACAGGTTGCGGCTCTCCCTCCAGGTCAGCCTCCAGCATCAGCCCAGCATGTGGGGCAAATCATGCCAGGCCGATCGGTTCGCATTGCGGACGACTGTGTGTTGGTTCAAGGTGCTGGCGTGATGCTCGGATACTGGAGGACCGGGCACTTTGAAGCTACCGACGACCAGGTTTATCAAAGTCAAGACCTAGGCCGCGTTGAAGGCGGTGATTTGTTCCTCATGGGTCGCAAAGATACTGTTTTCCAATCAGGTGGCGAGAATATAGCACCAAGCGAGATTGAGAGTATTTTGAATCACCTTGATAGTGGAGCCCGCTATCTTGTATTGCCGCTCGCAGATCCGCGATTGACTTGGGTTCCTCAGTTGGTGGTCGTTGGAGAAAAGCCTAACTTAGAGCGAGTTTTGCAGGCCATGGACAAGCAACTTGCGCCTTTTAAAAGACCAGTGAAAATATACTGGGACCCTGCTCGAAATCTTGAGCAGAAGCTCCAGAGGCAAAGCTATCTTGAAAAAATCGAATTGAAACAGCTAGAAGTTCTATGGGAGCGATATGGCTAA
- the trpE gene encoding anthranilate synthase component I — MNIYPSLEQVRLMARRDYRMIPLGIEMPADTLTPVSAFLRLRHSGSKQAFLLESADGGEEVGRYSFLGIDPFASLRSRSDQLVFSHYNSSQVIQDRASFQSVEKLIKEYQSMHLEGFPPFTGGAVGYVAYDAIQQLEDIPMPDKGLDSDDIYLMLFKHIIAFDQLKHRLYIVTHIETDDDADLDPLYRDAEAKIQDIRKRLFESTDKEVLDLSLSEVASVEPVEAEATLGKEAFCAGVKTIKKHIRAGDIFQCVLSDRFHFPFEGDPFLVYRILRMINPSPYLFYLALEDDEYLLGSSPEMLVRSYDGRLETCPIAGTRPRGKDHKEDKKLESDLLASVKEKAEHLMLVDLGRNDIGRVSKPGTVRVSEFMKVERYSHVMHLVSLVEGKLKRSLTPWQALGACFPAGTLSGAPKIRAMEIISDLEPERRGPYGGAVVCYDFTGNLNSCITIRSLYIKGGKAYVQAGAGVVADSRPEKEWEEVLNKAKAVRSAVAIAQLAEGEA; from the coding sequence GTGAATATTTACCCAAGCCTAGAGCAGGTACGGCTCATGGCGCGGCGGGACTACCGGATGATTCCCTTGGGGATCGAGATGCCGGCAGACACGCTGACCCCAGTGAGTGCCTTCCTCAGATTACGACATTCAGGTTCGAAGCAAGCCTTTTTACTCGAAAGTGCCGATGGTGGCGAAGAAGTTGGTCGCTACTCCTTCCTTGGCATAGATCCTTTTGCTAGTCTCAGAAGCCGCTCTGATCAACTAGTTTTTTCCCATTATAATTCATCTCAAGTCATCCAAGATCGCGCTAGTTTTCAATCTGTTGAAAAACTAATCAAAGAATATCAGTCCATGCACCTCGAAGGCTTTCCACCGTTTACTGGTGGTGCTGTGGGATACGTCGCCTACGATGCTATTCAGCAGCTTGAAGATATCCCTATGCCAGACAAAGGTCTGGACTCAGACGATATCTACCTGATGCTTTTCAAACATATCATAGCCTTTGATCAACTTAAGCATCGGCTTTATATCGTGACTCATATCGAGACAGATGATGACGCCGACCTTGATCCGCTATATCGAGATGCGGAGGCTAAAATTCAAGATATTCGAAAGCGCTTGTTTGAAAGCACAGATAAAGAGGTCTTGGATCTTAGCCTAAGTGAAGTTGCTTCGGTGGAGCCTGTTGAGGCGGAAGCGACTTTGGGCAAAGAGGCTTTTTGTGCTGGTGTGAAAACCATCAAAAAGCATATCCGTGCTGGAGATATCTTTCAATGCGTTCTCTCGGATCGCTTTCACTTTCCGTTCGAGGGAGATCCATTTCTTGTCTACCGAATTCTGCGGATGATCAATCCATCTCCTTATCTCTTCTATCTGGCTCTTGAAGATGATGAGTACCTACTGGGTTCGTCACCAGAGATGTTGGTGCGATCCTACGATGGTAGGCTAGAAACATGCCCCATCGCAGGAACGAGACCAAGGGGAAAGGACCACAAGGAAGACAAGAAGTTAGAGTCTGATCTGCTGGCATCTGTAAAGGAGAAAGCAGAGCACTTGATGCTTGTTGATTTGGGTCGAAACGACATTGGGCGAGTGTCGAAACCAGGAACAGTGCGGGTTTCTGAGTTTATGAAAGTGGAACGCTACTCTCATGTGATGCACTTGGTTAGCCTTGTTGAGGGCAAGCTCAAGCGTAGTCTTACCCCGTGGCAAGCCTTGGGAGCATGTTTTCCTGCAGGAACTCTCTCGGGCGCACCTAAGATTCGCGCCATGGAAATCATCTCTGACTTAGAGCCTGAGAGGCGGGGGCCTTACGGTGGGGCGGTAGTCTGCTATGATTTTACCGGCAACCTGAATTCATGCATTACCATTAGGAGCCTTTACATCAAGGGCGGCAAGGCTTATGTCCAAGCCGGAGCAGGTGTTGTCGCTGACTCTCGGCCTGAGAAAGAGTGGGAAGAGGTTCTCAATAAAGCCAAAGCTGTTCGTAGTGCGGTTGCCATTGCCCAGCTAGCGGAAGGAGAGGCCTGA
- the trpD gene encoding anthranilate phosphoribosyltransferase, producing the protein MKQYLNKLFARESLSEQEANEAMNLLMGGRVSPEEVGAFLGALRGKGETIEEITGCAKSLRDHAIPLRIKRTDLIDTCGTGGDGANTFNISTTNAFVIAAAGLGVCKHGNRSISSKCGSADVLEELGVPIDLEPERVAESIDRYGFGFLFAPKFHPAMGHVVPIRRNLGARTIFNLLGPLVNPAFTKRQVMGVYDRKMLEPFAYVLASLGAEEVMLVTGDDGLDEITTTTTTQVAHLKDGQVKTYTIDPRDYGIDLARAEDLAGGDRKTNADIITRILRGDDHGPKRDIVAINGAAALLVGGKVSDLGEGLKAVHDILDQGKAWEVLQAVRGGGA; encoded by the coding sequence ATGAAGCAATATCTGAACAAACTGTTTGCTCGTGAATCCTTGAGTGAGCAAGAGGCCAATGAGGCGATGAACCTCCTGATGGGGGGGCGGGTTAGCCCTGAAGAGGTGGGAGCATTTCTCGGGGCCTTGCGCGGGAAGGGCGAAACCATTGAGGAAATTACTGGCTGTGCCAAGTCGTTGCGAGATCATGCGATTCCTCTTAGGATTAAGCGTACCGATCTGATCGATACCTGTGGCACCGGTGGCGATGGAGCCAACACCTTTAATATATCAACCACCAACGCCTTTGTGATTGCGGCTGCTGGCCTGGGTGTATGCAAGCACGGCAATCGCTCGATTTCTAGCAAGTGCGGTAGTGCTGATGTCTTGGAAGAGCTTGGAGTGCCTATCGATCTTGAGCCTGAACGTGTTGCAGAAAGCATCGATAGATATGGTTTCGGTTTTCTTTTCGCTCCCAAGTTTCACCCTGCTATGGGGCACGTGGTACCCATTCGTCGCAACTTAGGGGCCCGGACCATTTTTAACTTGCTGGGGCCTCTCGTCAATCCAGCCTTTACCAAAAGGCAGGTCATGGGAGTCTACGATCGCAAGATGCTTGAGCCATTCGCCTATGTGTTAGCTTCACTTGGTGCTGAGGAAGTGATGCTTGTGACTGGAGATGATGGTCTTGATGAAATCACGACAACAACAACCACCCAAGTTGCTCATCTTAAAGATGGCCAGGTAAAAACATATACCATCGACCCAAGAGACTATGGCATCGATCTGGCGAGAGCCGAGGACTTAGCAGGGGGAGACCGGAAGACAAACGCGGATATCATCACAAGAATCCTACGAGGTGATGATCACGGCCCGAAACGGGATATCGTCGCCATCAACGGGGCTGCAGCATTGCTTGTTGGTGGGAAAGTCTCAGACCTTGGAGAAGGTTTGAAGGCTGTTCACGATATCTTGGATCAAGGAAAGGCTTGGGAGGTTCTCCAAGCTGTAAGGGGAGGTGGAGCATGA
- a CDS encoding anthranilate synthase component II: MILLIDNYDSFTFNVYQYLCQLGQKVKVVRNDKMAMSDIERMAPDAIVISPGPGNPDQAGITLETIETFAGSIPILGICLGHQSIAQAFGGRVIRAKTMMHGKTSPVSHTGRGLFQGLPKPLTVTRYHSLIVERKSLPKCFRITSETEDGVIMGIKHKRFPIEGIQFHPESYMTDSGLKILENFCAQLS; encoded by the coding sequence ATGATTCTTCTCATAGACAACTACGATTCTTTCACATTTAACGTTTATCAGTATCTATGCCAGCTCGGGCAGAAGGTGAAGGTTGTTCGCAATGATAAGATGGCGATGAGCGATATTGAGCGTATGGCGCCTGATGCGATTGTCATCTCTCCGGGGCCTGGGAATCCAGACCAAGCTGGAATTACCTTAGAAACCATTGAGACGTTTGCTGGTAGCATTCCTATTCTCGGAATTTGCCTCGGTCATCAATCCATTGCGCAGGCATTCGGAGGCCGGGTTATCCGGGCCAAGACGATGATGCATGGCAAGACGTCACCGGTATCGCATACAGGGCGTGGGTTGTTTCAAGGCCTTCCTAAGCCTTTGACTGTGACTCGCTATCATTCGTTGATTGTGGAAAGGAAAAGTCTTCCGAAATGCTTTCGTATCACATCCGAGACAGAGGATGGGGTTATTATGGGCATCAAACATAAGCGTTTTCCTATCGAGGGCATTCAATTCCATCCCGAGTCTTACATGACGGATAGTGGCTTGAAGATCCTTGAAAATTTTTGTGCACAGCTATCCTGA